In Streptomyces sclerotialus, one genomic interval encodes:
- a CDS encoding YceI family protein, producing MALFHRKRTAESAAPAATATLAADPALAALTGDYTIDPAHSSIGFTVRHAMVTNVRGAFGEHEGTLHLDGANPAASTASIDVRIDSIDTGIADRDGHLKSADFFDAEKYPLMTFRSTAVEQTGSETYRVTGDLTIKDVTKPLAIDLEFHGSATDVYGAERVGFEGSAEILRSEWGLTWNAALETGGVMVSDKVKLTFDISAVKAA from the coding sequence ATGGCTCTGTTCCACCGCAAGCGCACCGCCGAGAGCGCTGCCCCCGCCGCCACCGCGACCCTCGCGGCGGACCCGGCCCTGGCCGCGCTGACCGGCGACTACACCATCGACCCCGCGCACAGCAGCATCGGCTTCACGGTGCGGCACGCCATGGTCACCAACGTCCGCGGCGCCTTCGGCGAGCACGAGGGCACGCTGCACCTGGACGGCGCGAACCCGGCCGCCTCGACCGCGTCCATCGACGTACGGATCGACAGCATCGACACCGGCATCGCGGACCGCGACGGCCACCTGAAGAGCGCCGACTTCTTCGACGCCGAGAAGTACCCGCTGATGACCTTCCGCTCCACCGCCGTCGAGCAGACCGGCAGCGAGACGTACCGGGTCACCGGCGACCTGACGATCAAGGACGTCACCAAGCCGCTCGCGATCGACCTGGAGTTCCACGGCTCCGCCACCGACGTCTACGGCGCCGAGCGCGTGGGCTTCGAGGGCAGCGCCGAGATCCTCCGCTCCGAGTGGGGCCTCACGTGGAACGCCGCGCTGGAGACGGGCGGCGTGATGGTCAGCGACAAGGTGAAGCTGACGTTCGACATCTCGGCGGTCAAGGCGGCCTGA
- a CDS encoding MFS transporter, with protein sequence MVEWFDWFVYSSFAVYFAGSFFPAGNATAQLFNTMAIFAVGFIMRPVGGWLLGRVGDRRGRKAALTLTVTLMSASAVLIAVAPTYAVAGYGGVALLLVARLLQGLSVGGEYAASATYLTEASAEGKRGFASSFQYVSMTAGQLIGLGLQIILQNTMSDAALHSWGWRIPFVIGALGAAVVFYLRRNMLETEVFDEAGETVAGGTGEQAAGRGTLKALWQHKREAFLVIALTMGGTVAYYTYTTYLTKYLSGTAGLPKQTATLVSFCALFVFMCLQPLAGMLSDRIGRRPLLITFAVGATFLTVPLMTLLKYAGSFWPALGLSLLALVIVTGYTSINACVKAELFPTGVRALGVAFPYAIANALFGGTAEPIALRLKQAGVESAYPWYVAGCAAVSLVVYLTMRETRDIDLKRVGTRTDGEDTGARVLAS encoded by the coding sequence ATGGTCGAGTGGTTCGACTGGTTCGTCTACTCCAGCTTCGCCGTCTACTTCGCGGGCTCCTTCTTCCCCGCCGGCAACGCCACCGCCCAGCTCTTCAACACCATGGCGATCTTCGCGGTCGGCTTCATCATGCGGCCCGTCGGCGGCTGGCTGCTCGGCCGCGTCGGCGACCGCCGCGGCCGCAAGGCCGCACTCACCCTCACCGTCACCCTGATGTCCGCCTCGGCCGTCCTCATCGCCGTCGCCCCGACCTACGCCGTCGCCGGCTACGGCGGCGTCGCCCTGCTCCTGGTGGCCCGGCTGCTCCAGGGCCTGTCCGTCGGCGGCGAGTACGCCGCCAGCGCCACCTACCTCACCGAGGCCTCCGCCGAAGGCAAGCGCGGCTTCGCCTCCAGCTTCCAGTACGTGTCGATGACCGCCGGCCAGCTGATCGGCCTCGGCCTCCAGATCATCCTGCAGAACACCATGTCCGACGCGGCGCTGCACAGCTGGGGCTGGCGCATCCCGTTCGTCATCGGCGCACTCGGCGCCGCCGTCGTCTTCTACCTCCGCCGCAACATGCTGGAGACCGAGGTGTTCGACGAGGCCGGCGAGACCGTCGCCGGCGGCACCGGAGAACAGGCCGCCGGACGCGGCACCCTCAAGGCCCTCTGGCAGCACAAGCGCGAAGCCTTCCTCGTCATCGCGCTGACCATGGGCGGCACGGTCGCCTACTACACGTACACGACCTACCTCACCAAGTACCTCTCCGGCACCGCAGGACTGCCCAAGCAGACCGCCACCCTGGTCAGCTTCTGCGCCCTCTTCGTCTTCATGTGCCTGCAGCCGCTGGCCGGCATGCTCTCCGACCGCATCGGCCGCCGCCCCCTGCTGATCACCTTCGCCGTCGGCGCGACCTTCCTGACCGTGCCGCTCATGACACTCCTCAAGTACGCCGGAAGCTTCTGGCCGGCACTCGGGCTCTCGCTGCTCGCCCTGGTCATCGTCACCGGATACACCTCGATCAACGCCTGCGTGAAGGCCGAACTGTTCCCGACCGGGGTCCGCGCACTCGGGGTGGCCTTCCCGTACGCCATCGCCAACGCGCTCTTCGGCGGCACCGCCGAACCCATCGCGCTGCGCCTGAAGCAGGCGGGCGTCGAGTCGGCGTACCCCTGGTACGTCGCGGGCTGCGCGGCCGTCTCCCTGGTCGTCTACCTGACCATGCGCGAGACCCGTGACATCGACCTCAAGCGGGTCGGCACCCGGACCGACGGCGAGGACACCGGCGCACGAGTGCTCGCATCCTGA
- a CDS encoding agmatine deiminase family protein, protein MTDQPLPSTGATPAADGYAMPPEWAPHERTWMAWPGANFTFGEEGGTTLSEARVAWARVARAVRRFEPVTVVAGPGQAPNARGLLGPGIDVVERDLNDAWMRDIGPTFLTGNGRLAATDWVFNGWGAQDWASWEHDAKIAAEVADLAGARRYPTPLVNEGGGLHIDGEGTVLLTETVQLDPGRNPGRTREEVEAEIHAFLGTTKAIWLPRGLTADYGQFGTRGHVDIVAAFARPGTVVVHTQPDPAHPDHAVCTEIVKLLQTATDAKGRTLEVVEVPAPTVVEEDGEYVDYSYINHYLCNDGVVLCAFDDPRDEHAAGIFRRLFPGRTVTLVDARTIFAAGGGIHCITQQQPKV, encoded by the coding sequence ATGACGGACCAGCCCCTGCCCTCCACCGGTGCCACCCCGGCCGCCGACGGATACGCGATGCCCCCGGAGTGGGCACCGCACGAGCGCACCTGGATGGCCTGGCCGGGCGCCAACTTCACCTTCGGCGAGGAAGGCGGGACCACCCTCTCCGAAGCCCGCGTCGCCTGGGCCCGCGTGGCACGCGCCGTACGCCGCTTCGAACCGGTCACCGTCGTCGCCGGGCCCGGCCAGGCCCCGAACGCCCGCGGCCTCCTCGGCCCCGGCATCGACGTCGTCGAACGCGACCTGAACGATGCCTGGATGCGCGACATCGGCCCCACCTTCCTCACCGGCAACGGCCGGCTCGCCGCCACCGACTGGGTGTTCAACGGCTGGGGCGCCCAGGACTGGGCGAGCTGGGAACACGACGCCAAGATCGCCGCCGAGGTCGCGGACCTCGCGGGCGCCCGCCGCTACCCCACCCCCCTCGTCAACGAGGGCGGCGGCCTGCACATCGACGGCGAGGGCACCGTCCTGCTCACCGAGACCGTCCAGCTCGACCCCGGCCGCAACCCCGGCCGCACCCGCGAAGAGGTCGAGGCCGAGATCCACGCCTTCCTCGGCACCACCAAGGCCATCTGGCTGCCCCGCGGCCTCACCGCCGACTACGGACAGTTCGGCACCCGCGGCCACGTCGACATCGTCGCCGCCTTCGCCCGCCCCGGCACCGTCGTCGTCCACACCCAGCCCGACCCCGCCCACCCCGACCACGCCGTCTGCACCGAGATCGTCAAGCTCCTGCAGACCGCCACCGACGCCAAGGGCCGGACACTGGAGGTCGTCGAGGTCCCCGCACCCACCGTCGTCGAGGAGGACGGCGAGTACGTCGACTACTCCTACATCAACCACTACCTCTGCAACGACGGCGTCGTCCTCTGCGCCTTCGACGACCCGCGCGACGAGCACGCCGCCGGCATCTTCCGCCGGCTCTTCCCCGGCCGTACGGTCACCCTCGTCGACGCCCGTACGATCTTCGCTGCGGGTGGCGGCATCCACTGCATCACCCAGCAGCAGCCCAAGGTCTGA
- the cimA gene encoding citramalate synthase: MTDTSEPSLSDDFHVFDTTLRDGAQREGINLTVADKLTIARHLDDFGVGFIEGGWPGANPRDTEFFHRVQEEVPFRHAQLVAFGATRKAGVRVEDDPQVAALLESKAPVITLVAKSHVRHVELALRTTLDENLAMIRDTIAYLREQGRRVFLDCEHFFDGYALDAGYAKQVVRTASEAGADVVVLCDTNGGMLPAQVTAVVRTVLADTGARLGIHAQDDTGCAVANTLAAVDAGATHVQCTANGYGERVGNSNLFPVVAALELKYGRKVLPEGKLAETTRISHAIAEVVNLTPSTHQPYVGVSAFAHKAGLHASAIKVDPDLYQHIDPELVGNTMRMLVSDMAGRASIELKGKELGIDLSGDRELVGRVVERVKERELAGYTYEAADASFELLLREEVQGRPLRYFTVESWRAIVEDRPDGTHANEATVKLWAKGERIVATAEGNGPVNALDRALRVALEQIYPQLAELELVDYKVRTLEGALGTDSITRVLVSTGDGRGEWSTVGVAENVIAASWQALDDAYAYGLMRAGVEPQD; the protein is encoded by the coding sequence ATGACGGACACCTCAGAACCCTCTCTGTCCGACGATTTCCACGTGTTCGACACGACGCTGCGCGACGGCGCGCAGCGTGAGGGCATCAACCTGACCGTCGCGGACAAGCTGACCATCGCGCGCCACCTGGACGACTTCGGCGTGGGCTTCATCGAGGGCGGCTGGCCCGGTGCCAACCCCCGGGACACCGAGTTCTTCCACCGCGTACAGGAAGAGGTCCCCTTCCGCCACGCACAGCTCGTGGCCTTCGGCGCCACCCGCAAGGCCGGCGTACGCGTCGAGGACGACCCGCAGGTCGCCGCCCTGCTGGAGTCCAAGGCCCCGGTGATCACCCTGGTCGCCAAGTCCCATGTACGCCACGTCGAGCTGGCCCTGCGGACCACGCTCGACGAGAACCTGGCGATGATCCGCGACACCATCGCCTACCTGCGCGAACAGGGCCGCCGGGTGTTCCTGGACTGCGAGCACTTCTTCGACGGCTACGCCCTGGACGCCGGCTACGCCAAGCAGGTCGTCCGTACCGCGAGCGAGGCCGGCGCGGACGTCGTCGTCCTCTGCGACACCAACGGCGGCATGCTCCCCGCCCAGGTCACCGCGGTCGTCCGGACCGTCCTCGCGGACACCGGCGCACGGCTGGGCATCCACGCCCAGGACGACACCGGCTGCGCGGTCGCCAACACCCTGGCCGCGGTCGACGCGGGCGCGACCCACGTGCAGTGCACCGCCAACGGCTACGGCGAGCGGGTCGGCAACTCCAACCTCTTCCCGGTCGTGGCCGCGCTGGAGCTGAAGTACGGCCGCAAGGTCCTGCCCGAGGGCAAGCTCGCCGAGACCACCCGGATCTCGCACGCCATCGCCGAGGTCGTGAACCTCACGCCCTCCACCCACCAGCCCTACGTCGGCGTCTCCGCCTTCGCGCACAAGGCGGGCCTGCACGCCTCCGCGATCAAGGTCGACCCGGACCTGTACCAGCACATCGACCCCGAGCTCGTCGGCAACACCATGCGGATGCTGGTCTCCGACATGGCCGGCCGCGCCTCCATCGAGCTCAAGGGCAAGGAGCTGGGGATCGACCTGAGCGGCGACCGCGAGCTGGTCGGCCGGGTCGTGGAGCGGGTCAAGGAGCGGGAGCTCGCGGGGTACACCTACGAGGCGGCCGACGCCTCCTTCGAGCTGCTGCTGCGCGAGGAGGTGCAGGGCCGGCCGCTGCGGTACTTCACCGTCGAGTCCTGGCGGGCGATCGTGGAGGACCGCCCGGACGGCACGCACGCCAACGAGGCCACGGTGAAGCTGTGGGCGAAGGGCGAGCGGATAGTGGCCACCGCCGAGGGCAACGGCCCGGTCAACGCACTGGACCGCGCGCTGCGGGTCGCACTGGAGCAGATCTACCCGCAGCTGGCGGAGCTGGAGCTGGTGGACTACAAGGTCCGCACCCTGGAGGGCGCGCTCGGTACCGACTCGATCACCCGCGTCCTGGTCTCCACCGGTGACGGCCGCGGCGAGTGGTCCACCGTGGGCGTCGCGGAGAACGTCATCGCCGCGTCGTGGCAGGCGCTGGACGACGCGTACGCGTACGGCCTGATGCGCGCGGGCGTCGAGCCGCAGGACTGA
- a CDS encoding TetR/AcrR family transcriptional regulator, with product MPGPARRPRRRLSQPREQVLAAAMTTIAEEGLDRLTMAGLGREVGMSSGHILYYFGTKDELLLQTLQWSEEQLGAQRRAELARRVPARARIDALVDLYLPDGPRDPRWTLWLEVWNRSQNADDATRERQLDLELAWHRDLVALLVEGASKGELRPVDAERFATRTRALLDGFGTHLVVGLPGLSRDEVLGHVRDFLDESLRTPRQDGQDEYGNSLSE from the coding sequence GTGCCCGGTCCCGCACGCCGTCCCCGGCGGCGGCTCAGCCAGCCACGCGAGCAGGTGCTCGCCGCGGCCATGACCACCATCGCCGAAGAGGGCCTGGACCGGCTCACGATGGCCGGGCTCGGCCGCGAGGTCGGCATGAGCAGCGGCCACATCCTCTACTACTTCGGCACCAAGGACGAGCTGCTGCTGCAGACCCTCCAGTGGAGCGAGGAACAGCTCGGCGCCCAGCGCCGCGCCGAGCTGGCCCGCCGCGTCCCCGCCCGTGCACGCATCGACGCCCTCGTCGACCTCTACCTCCCCGACGGCCCCCGCGACCCCCGCTGGACCCTCTGGCTGGAGGTCTGGAACCGCTCCCAGAACGCCGACGACGCCACCCGCGAACGCCAGCTCGACCTGGAACTCGCCTGGCACCGCGACCTGGTCGCCCTCCTCGTCGAAGGCGCCTCCAAAGGCGAACTCCGCCCCGTCGACGCCGAACGCTTCGCCACCCGCACCCGCGCCCTCCTCGACGGCTTCGGCACCCACCTCGTCGTCGGCCTCCCCGGCCTCTCCCGCGACGAGGTACTCGGCCACGTACGCGACTTCCTGGACGAGTCGCTCAGGACACCCCGGCAGGACGGGCAGGATGAGTACGGGAACTCATTGTCCGAGTGA